In a single window of the Pseudochaenichthys georgianus chromosome 16, fPseGeo1.2, whole genome shotgun sequence genome:
- the LOC117460854 gene encoding interferon-stimulated 20 kDa exonuclease-like 2, translated as MSNILINVSLSDEPAQKRPPAANWKNKNKQYRKKPREFEHRASSSLEGRNNYNHRTGQVLPPRQNGANHSAPQTSSNNTTLPSNSLCSASPSTSAQCQEKPNDSGNTKPSPPCSSSQKPTTTQSSSSSAAAMPTKFLAIDCEMVGTGPKGSNSQLARCSLVSYDGDVVYDKFINPPVPITDYRTRWSGIRQRDLVNATPYIEARKEILRLLMGKVVIGHAIHNDFKVLGYAHPGVLTRDTSRIPLLNRRAGFAPNEVASLKRLTKAIFNRDIQTGRKGHSSVEDARATMQLYRVVEEQWERTLASKAQNT; from the exons ATGTCGAACATTCTGATCAACGTGAGCCTTTCTGACGAGCCTGCGCAGAAGAGGCCGCCGGCGGCAAactggaaaaacaaaaacaagcagTATCGTAAAAAGCCCCGTGAGTTTGAGCACAGGGCTTCCTCCTCTCTGGAAGGAAGGAATAATTACAACCACAGAACGGGACAAGTCCTGCCTCCGCGGCAAAATGGAGCAAATCATTCAGCGCCTCAGACTTCCTCGAACAACACGACTTTACCGTCAAACTCACTCTGCAGCGCCTCGCCTTCAACGTCCGCTCAGTGCCAGGAAAAACCAAATGATTCTGGGAACACAAAACCATCGCCCCCGTGCTCCAGCAGCCAGAAGCCCACCACCACccagtcctcctcctcctcagcagcAGCAATGCCCACCAAGTTCCTGGCCATCGACTGTGAGATGGTGGGCACGGGGCCGAAGGGCAGCAACAGCCAGCTGGCCCGCTGCAGCCTGGTGTCGTACGACGGGGACGTGGTCTACGATAAGTTCATCAACCCCCCCGTGCCCATCACGGACTACCGGACCCGGTGGAGCGGCATCCGGCAACGAGACCTCGTCAACGCCACGCCTTACATCGAGGCCAGGAAGGAG ATACTTCGCCTCCTGATGGGCAAGGTGGTGATCGGACACGCCATCCACAACGACTTCAAGGTGCTGGGCTACGCGCACCCCGGGGTGCTGACCAGAGACACGTCCCGCATCCCGCTCCTCAACCGGAGGGCCGGCTTCGCCCCCAACGAGGTCGCCTCGCTGAAGAGACTCACCAAGGCCATCTTCAACAGAGACATCCAG ACTGGGAGGAAGGGCCACTCCTCGGTGGAGGACGCCCGGGCCACCATGCAGCTCTACAGAGTGGTGGAGGAGCAGTGGGAGAGGACTCTGGCCTCAAAAGCTCAGAACACCTAG